In Candidatus Eisenbacteria bacterium, a single window of DNA contains:
- a CDS encoding carboxymuconolactone decarboxylase family protein, with product MARVPLPDAATADVQRTGVLGHEPRLLRRFMELYGRLWRDGIVDHPTKEVVRLRNARVTGCGYCRNVRFSIAREHGLDEGQVALIADDYAGSALSPRHQAAIALTDVLLGRRAGVDAALAAELHGIFTPAELVELGVTAALCMGFSKIAVTLGSAPADMPVTIVPTPMPPE from the coding sequence ATGGCGCGCGTGCCGCTTCCGGATGCCGCGACGGCCGACGTCCAGCGCACCGGCGTCCTCGGCCACGAGCCGCGCCTGCTGCGGCGGTTCATGGAGCTGTACGGCCGTCTGTGGCGCGACGGGATCGTCGATCATCCCACCAAGGAGGTCGTCCGCCTCCGCAACGCGCGCGTCACGGGCTGTGGCTACTGCCGCAACGTGCGCTTCTCGATCGCGCGCGAGCACGGGCTCGACGAGGGGCAGGTGGCGCTCATCGCCGACGACTACGCCGGCTCGGCGCTGTCGCCCCGGCACCAGGCGGCGATCGCGCTGACGGACGTGCTCCTCGGCCGCCGCGCCGGGGTCGACGCCGCGCTCGCCGCCGAGCTGCACGGGATCTTCACCCCCGCGGAGCTGGTCGAGCTCGGCGTGACGGCGGCCCTCTGCATGGGCTTCTCCAAGATCGCCGTCACGCTCGGATCGGCGCCGGCGGACATGCCGGTCACGATCGTACCGACGCCCATGCCGCCCGAGTGA
- a CDS encoding SAM-dependent methyltransferase — protein MPAPSSADARLARRFPSYRDFVDDALFHPAWGYYSTGIVRFGEGGHYDTFPTALSPLFGRMVARAALRFWERTGRPRRFEVCEIGAGNGQLCLDTIAAVETAVTPRWRRFARAFRYRIVERSPALARRQRAKLGQLASRVLWTRADLARRPAAGAPFARVGFVIANEVLDCLAHHKIVAGPGVVFVVPSRRGRPVTRSGLAPVLRRGERLRYREVALPVDAVPGLRAFLARYCPERLATGRSFPPYFACPAIPALVGNVARLYRTAEMLWIDYGALRPFHLRAPERRRVFAGPPRSGRGVYDAPGRDDVTFMVDFSVVAQAARDAGLSITFYGGQGELAHATGVRLGPREVALVTRARAAAWMLDVLGLGPERQWRRGAITWTRKGARGGSLAAGIARDVEEFLGRRPSRFRMIALSTGPTIFRRRRGAARRGRRRGC, from the coding sequence GTGCCGGCTCCGTCCTCCGCCGACGCGCGTCTCGCGCGCAGGTTTCCCTCGTATCGCGACTTCGTCGACGACGCGCTCTTCCACCCGGCGTGGGGCTACTACAGCACCGGCATCGTGCGCTTCGGCGAGGGCGGACACTACGACACTTTCCCCACCGCGCTCTCGCCGCTGTTCGGCCGCATGGTGGCGCGCGCGGCGCTGCGCTTCTGGGAGCGCACCGGCCGCCCACGGCGCTTCGAGGTCTGCGAGATCGGCGCCGGCAACGGCCAGCTCTGCCTCGACACGATCGCCGCCGTCGAGACCGCCGTGACGCCGCGCTGGCGACGGTTCGCACGCGCGTTCCGCTACCGGATCGTCGAGCGGAGCCCGGCGCTCGCGCGCCGCCAGCGCGCGAAGCTGGGGCAGCTCGCGAGCCGCGTCCTGTGGACGCGCGCCGATCTCGCGCGCCGGCCGGCCGCGGGCGCGCCGTTCGCCAGGGTCGGGTTCGTGATCGCGAACGAGGTGCTCGACTGCCTCGCGCACCACAAGATCGTCGCCGGGCCGGGCGTCGTCTTCGTCGTGCCGAGCCGCCGCGGGCGCCCGGTCACGCGGTCGGGTCTCGCGCCCGTCCTGCGGCGCGGCGAGCGCCTGCGCTATCGCGAGGTCGCGCTGCCCGTGGATGCCGTACCCGGGCTGCGCGCGTTCCTCGCCAGGTACTGTCCCGAACGTCTCGCCACCGGGCGCTCGTTCCCGCCCTACTTCGCCTGCCCGGCGATCCCGGCGCTGGTCGGCAACGTCGCGCGCCTGTACCGGACGGCGGAGATGCTCTGGATCGACTACGGCGCGCTGCGCCCGTTCCACCTCCGTGCGCCCGAGCGCCGGCGCGTCTTTGCGGGGCCGCCGCGCTCGGGACGCGGCGTCTACGACGCGCCCGGGCGCGACGACGTCACGTTCATGGTCGACTTCTCGGTCGTCGCCCAGGCGGCGCGCGACGCCGGGCTCTCGATCACGTTCTACGGCGGCCAGGGCGAGCTCGCGCACGCGACCGGGGTGCGCCTCGGCCCGCGCGAGGTCGCCCTCGTCACGCGCGCGCGCGCCGCGGCGTGGATGCTCGACGTGCTGGGGCTCGGGCCCGAGCGCCAGTGGCGACGCGGCGCCATCACGTGGACGCGGAAGGGCGCGCGGGGCGGCTCGCTCGCGGCCGGCATCGCGCGCGACGTCGAGGAGTTCCTCGGCCGGCGGCCGAGCCGCTTCAGGATGATCGCCCTTTCGACGGGTCCGACGATTTTCCGCCGCCGCCGCGGAGCTGCGAGGCGAGGTCGGCGAAGGGGTTGTTGA
- a CDS encoding Tex-like N-terminal domain-containing protein, protein MTFDAFLHAAHPHIPIAAAQAVLALVAEGATLPFIARYRKERTQNLAERDVMAVADAKERYDALLLRQRFVCEEIARQGKLTPALRAEVEATFDRDALEDLYVPFKRKRRTPAVAAAEAGLGPLADWIWNCGHGLDTPLPGQTLDLWAFTFRSEEHGIADAAQAIAGAEDILVERIAEIVPLRTRVREALAREAWLHVSRGERGKEGGRFAAYFDVHEPVGAMLDPANAQRYLAIRRGVNEGELRVELGGASDDADLTARLRALVEAEACTVADAPGADVLGRAARRAFDAHVLPAAETAVQKALRAAADDIAVDEIAAGARALLMAAPFGPRVVIGIDLAPRGGSKVAVVGGNGRPIGQGVIHAGDAEKRARAGDLLAELVTAHGAQAIAIGDGLASKDVVRGVRALVRERGAGVPVLVVSEIGAGAWAASEAGHADLPDLDQATRAAVTIARRLQDPLAELVRLEPRQLAVGMHVHDVSQPRLERGLDATVAACVADVGVDVNTAPEHLLARVPGLTPGLARAIVEQRGAQGPFASRAAVRAVPLLDHRAFEQAAGFLRVHGGPHALDATGIHPERYETLERLAVTHGTDAAGLCGDGAKLVAAAAAELEPEIGPYTFADVVRALEQAGRDPRGALAPADFAPAVRTLDELTPGLTCPGIVTSVTTFGAFVDIGLAQDGLVHVSRLADQFVKDPHAVVKPGDRVEVRVVGVDRDKQQIALSMRREAPAAPASRPAPSVSAPRRPQEPPRRGGDRPKPREPRPAFNNPFADLASQLRGGGGKSSDPSKGRSS, encoded by the coding sequence ATGACCTTCGACGCGTTCCTCCACGCCGCCCATCCCCACATCCCGATCGCGGCCGCGCAGGCGGTGCTGGCGCTGGTCGCCGAGGGCGCGACGCTCCCGTTCATCGCGCGCTACCGCAAGGAGCGCACGCAGAACCTCGCCGAGCGAGACGTCATGGCGGTCGCCGACGCGAAGGAGCGGTACGACGCGCTCCTGCTCCGCCAGCGCTTCGTGTGCGAGGAGATCGCGCGCCAGGGCAAGCTGACGCCGGCGCTCCGCGCCGAGGTCGAGGCCACCTTCGACCGCGACGCGCTCGAGGACCTCTACGTGCCCTTCAAGCGCAAGCGCCGCACCCCGGCCGTCGCCGCCGCCGAGGCCGGCCTGGGGCCGCTCGCCGACTGGATCTGGAACTGCGGGCACGGGCTCGACACGCCGCTGCCCGGACAGACGCTCGACCTCTGGGCGTTCACCTTCCGGAGCGAGGAGCACGGCATCGCCGACGCGGCGCAGGCGATCGCCGGCGCCGAGGACATCCTCGTCGAGCGGATCGCGGAGATCGTGCCGCTGCGCACGCGCGTGCGCGAGGCGCTGGCGCGCGAGGCGTGGCTGCACGTGTCGCGCGGCGAGCGGGGCAAGGAGGGCGGGCGCTTCGCGGCCTACTTCGACGTGCACGAGCCCGTGGGCGCGATGCTCGATCCGGCGAACGCCCAGCGCTACCTCGCCATCCGTCGCGGCGTGAACGAAGGCGAGCTGCGGGTGGAGCTCGGCGGCGCGAGCGACGATGCCGATCTCACGGCGCGGCTGCGCGCACTGGTCGAGGCCGAGGCGTGCACGGTGGCCGACGCGCCCGGTGCGGACGTCCTCGGGCGAGCCGCGCGCCGCGCCTTCGACGCGCACGTTCTCCCCGCCGCCGAGACGGCCGTGCAGAAGGCCCTGCGTGCCGCCGCCGACGACATCGCCGTCGACGAGATCGCGGCGGGCGCTCGCGCGCTCCTCATGGCCGCGCCCTTCGGCCCGCGCGTCGTCATCGGCATCGACCTCGCGCCGCGCGGCGGTAGCAAGGTCGCCGTCGTCGGCGGGAACGGCCGGCCGATCGGCCAGGGCGTCATCCACGCCGGCGACGCCGAGAAGCGCGCCCGCGCGGGCGACCTCCTCGCCGAGCTGGTGACGGCGCACGGCGCCCAGGCGATCGCGATCGGCGACGGCCTCGCGAGCAAGGACGTCGTGCGCGGCGTGCGCGCGCTCGTGCGCGAGCGCGGCGCCGGCGTTCCGGTCCTCGTCGTCTCCGAGATCGGCGCCGGGGCGTGGGCGGCGAGCGAAGCGGGGCATGCGGACCTGCCCGACCTCGATCAGGCGACGCGGGCGGCCGTCACGATCGCGCGCCGCCTGCAGGATCCGCTGGCCGAGCTCGTCCGGCTCGAGCCGCGACAGCTCGCGGTCGGCATGCACGTGCACGACGTCTCGCAGCCGCGGCTCGAGCGCGGCCTCGACGCGACCGTCGCAGCCTGCGTCGCCGACGTCGGCGTCGACGTCAACACGGCGCCCGAGCATCTGCTCGCGCGCGTCCCGGGCCTCACGCCCGGGCTCGCGCGGGCGATCGTCGAGCAGCGCGGCGCGCAGGGACCCTTCGCGTCGCGCGCCGCCGTGCGCGCGGTGCCGCTCCTCGACCACCGCGCGTTCGAGCAGGCCGCGGGCTTCCTGCGCGTGCACGGGGGTCCCCACGCGCTCGACGCGACGGGCATCCATCCCGAGCGCTACGAGACGCTCGAGCGTCTGGCGGTGACGCACGGCACGGACGCCGCCGGCCTGTGCGGCGACGGTGCGAAGCTCGTGGCCGCCGCCGCGGCCGAGCTCGAGCCCGAGATCGGTCCCTACACCTTCGCCGACGTCGTGCGTGCGCTCGAGCAGGCGGGGCGCGATCCGCGCGGCGCCCTCGCGCCGGCCGATTTCGCGCCCGCGGTGCGGACGCTCGACGAGCTGACGCCCGGCCTCACGTGTCCCGGGATCGTGACCAGCGTCACCACCTTCGGCGCGTTCGTCGACATCGGCCTCGCGCAGGACGGGCTCGTCCACGTGTCGCGGCTCGCGGATCAGTTCGTGAAGGATCCGCACGCGGTCGTGAAACCGGGCGATCGGGTCGAGGTGCGCGTCGTGGGCGTCGATCGCGACAAGCAGCAGATCGCTCTCAGCATGCGGCGCGAGGCGCCCGCCGCGCCGGCCTCCCGCCCGGCGCCGTCGGTCTCGGCTCCGCGCCGCCCGCAGGAGCCGCCGCGTCGCGGCGGCGATCGCCCGAAGCCGCGTGAGCCGCGCCCCGCGTTCAACAACCCCTTCGCCGACCTCGCCTCGCAGCTCCGCGGCGGCGGCGGAAAATCGTCGGACCCGTCGAAAGGGCGATCATCCTGA
- a CDS encoding LLM class flavin-dependent oxidoreductase, with the protein MPAMVGLRFDLRVPPFAATTHARQYEACLDICEWADRLGLDVVAISEHHGVEDGYMSSPITLAAAIAARTKRLRISIAAVLVPLHDPIRLAEQLATAALTSDGRISIVAGMGYRPEEFEMAGVDRTQRGKLFDEYVGVLQQAWTGEPFTWRGRRVRVTPKPAAPPMILVGGSTAKAAKRAARLRCGFFPAIGDQELARIYHEACAAEGFAGGFVALPGGPGFVHVTDDPERDWARIAPHALYDARTYHDWQTPGQRSEVHVDATTEAGVRASGVYRVVTPEQCVGIAKEYGRVILHPLMGGMDPDLGWAGLRLFADKVLPHIR; encoded by the coding sequence ATGCCCGCCATGGTCGGTCTGCGTTTCGATCTCCGCGTGCCGCCGTTCGCGGCGACCACCCACGCTCGCCAGTACGAGGCGTGCCTCGACATCTGCGAATGGGCCGATCGCCTCGGCTTGGACGTCGTCGCGATCTCCGAGCACCACGGCGTCGAGGACGGCTACATGTCGTCGCCGATCACGCTCGCCGCCGCGATCGCGGCGCGCACGAAGCGCCTGCGCATCAGCATCGCCGCGGTCCTGGTCCCGCTCCACGATCCGATCCGTCTCGCCGAGCAGCTCGCCACGGCGGCGCTCACGAGCGACGGCCGCATCAGCATCGTCGCCGGCATGGGCTACCGTCCCGAGGAGTTCGAGATGGCCGGCGTCGACCGCACGCAACGCGGCAAGCTGTTCGACGAGTACGTCGGTGTCCTGCAGCAGGCATGGACGGGCGAGCCGTTCACGTGGCGCGGGCGGCGCGTGCGCGTGACGCCGAAGCCGGCGGCGCCGCCGATGATCCTGGTCGGCGGCTCGACGGCCAAGGCGGCCAAGCGTGCGGCGCGGCTGCGCTGCGGGTTCTTTCCGGCGATCGGCGACCAGGAGCTGGCGCGCATCTATCACGAGGCGTGCGCGGCCGAGGGATTCGCCGGCGGCTTCGTCGCCCTGCCGGGCGGGCCGGGCTTCGTCCACGTGACCGACGATCCCGAGCGCGATTGGGCGCGCATCGCGCCGCACGCGCTCTACGATGCGCGCACCTATCACGACTGGCAGACGCCGGGGCAGCGCTCGGAGGTCCACGTCGACGCGACCACCGAGGCGGGGGTTCGCGCGAGCGGCGTCTACCGCGTCGTCACACCCGAGCAGTGCGTCGGCATCGCGAAGGAGTACGGGCGCGTGATCCTGCATCCGCTGATGGGCGGCATGGACCCCGATCTCGGCTGGGCGGGCTTGCGCCTGTTCGCGGACAAGGTCCTGCCACACATTCGATGA